The genomic interval CCCGATGGGATTGGTACCTTCCTTCAATTTTCCAGAGGCTCTACCAGCACCAGTTCGGACTACCGGAACGCGATCAATCAATACCTGCGCAATATCCGGTTTGATAAATCGGATCATGAATCAACCGTAACGGTTTTATTCAATTTCAAAGTTTCCTGATCCATTCCCGCATCCTACTTTTGTGGTGGAATGAATTATCAGGACACCATCGCCTATCTTTTCACCCGCTTGCCCATGTTCAGCCGGATAGGGCCTGCCGCGTTCAAAAAAGACCTTACAAATACCCTTGAATTATGCGCCTTTCTGGATGACCCGCAAAAGAAATTCAAGACTATACACATAGCTGGTACCAATGGCAAAGGATCGGTTAGTCATATGCTCGCCGCCATCCTTCAAACCGCGGGGTACAAAACAGGACTTTATACCTCTCCCCATCTGGAAGATTTTCGGGAACGGATACGCATCAATGGGGAAATGATCAGCGAACAGGAAGTGATCGATTTCACCCAAAAGATCAATCCCCGGATTGAATCCATCGAACCCAGCTTCTTTGAGATCACGGTCGCTATGGCCTTTGATCATTTTGCCCGCCACCAGGTGGATATCGCTGTCATTGAAGTGGGTTTGGGTGGAAGACTGGATAGTACCAACGTGATCAACCCCGAAATATCCGTCATTACCCAGATCGGGTACGATCACATGAACATGCTGGGGGATACGCTGGAACAGATAGCTACCGAAAAAGCCGGGATCATTAAGCCAGGCATCCCGGTTGTGATCGGTGAAAAACAATCAGAACTCCTGCCCCTTTTCCAAAAAATAGCAGAGGAACGAAGTGCCCCACTCTTTCTGGCCCCGGAATATTTCCAGGTGGCAGACTATGCATGGATAGGGCACGAACTAATGATTGAAATTGAAAATCCCCACGAAACAGACCACCTGAAATATCACCTGGACCTGACCGGGATCTATCAATTAAAAAATATTCTTCCCGTACTCGAAACCTGTCGTTTGCTACGGGAAAAAGGCTGGAATACAGATCATCTGCAAATTGCAAAGGCACTTCGTCAGGTCAAATCCCTTACCGGTTTACAAGGCCGATGGGATATCATCCACCAGCATCCCACCATCATTCTTGAAGTGGCGCATAACGAAGATGGCATACGCCAAATGTTGCAGCAGCTTGAAACCATAAATTACCAACACCTGCACATTGTTTTTGGAACAGTAAAAGACAAGGACCCTGAAAATATCATTCAACTACTACCCCTTCAGGCCCGGTATTATTTTTCTCAGGCCCATATTCCCCGCGCCCTCGATGCTAACGAATTAAAGAACATGGCCCAAAAAAGAGGATTAACCGGAAAAGCCTTTTCAGATGTAAACGAAGCCCTTAAAACCGCCCGCGAAAATGCCCATAAAGATGATCTGATTGTGGTTTGCGGGAGTATTTTTCTGGTGGCGGAAGTGAGGGGCGTGAGGCGTGAGGCGTGAGGCGTGAGACGTGAATAGTGAATAGTGAATAGTGAATAGTGAATAGTGAATAGTGAATAGTGAATAGTGAATAGTGAAACTTAAACCCTATAATTTACAACCCCAAATATATTTCCACCATTCACTATTCACTATTCACTATTCACGCCTCACGTCTCACGAAACTCACGTCTCACGTCTCACGCCTCACGAAACTCACGCCTCACATCTCACGCCTCACGCCTCACTCCCCTCCCCGCATCTTCTCCAACGCATACCACAAAGTTGTTACATGCATCGACTGAATGATCTCATTACGTTTGATCATGCCGATCACTTCATCAATGGAGTATAATTCAACCTGAATTTCCTCATTGGGATCCAGGTTCTGGGTGCCCGTCAATTTCCCTCCGGTTGCCAGGAACATATGCATGAGGTTATTATTGGTAGAGGGATTGGCGGAGGTACGCCCCAAATAAGTGTATTCGGAAAATGAGTACCCCGTTTCTTCCATCAATTCGCGGGCAATGGCCGATTCCAATGAGGGGTCTGTATCATCCACACATCCCCCCGGAAGTTCGATACAGGTTTCGCCCAGTGCATGCCGGTACTGCCTGACCATGACGATCTGATTGTCTTCGGTAACTGCAACTGCATTGACCCAGGCTGGAAACTCATACACATAATAGGGGGAAACAATTTTCCCGGCAGGTGTTTGACAGGTTTCCTTTCTTACTTTAAACCATAGGTCATTGAAGAGATATTCGGAGGAAAGGGTGGTCCATTTCATAACAACAAAGATAGACCAGGATTAAAGGATTTTTAGATTCAAGGGATAAAACATCAATCAAACCCAAAACCTAATCATCCAAAATCTATAAATACTTTAATCCTGATTGGTACTATTTCCAGCCCATCCGCTCCCGCAAACTTGTTATATGTGCCACATGGTGTTTGCCATGCCAGGCGTACATACCCAACAAGAACCAGAGACGCATGGTCTTTTTGCTTTCGGGGTGGTAGACGGTCCGGTTATTCCATTCGTCATCAGCGATGGACTTCAGTGTTTCATGCCAACGGATATGCAGGGCATGAAGCAGCGTGATGGAAATATTGACGGGAAGCTTTTTTACATCATACAATTCAGCCCAGGCCTTTTCATCATAAGGTCGGATAGCCGGATTATTTTCTTCGGTTAACCCGATCCGAAACCGGCAATAGGCGTTCATATGGCTATCGGCCACATGGTGTACAACCTGGTTGAGGGTCCAACCACCCTCCCGATAGGGGGTGTGAAGTTGTTCTTCGTTCAGGTTCAGGATCGAGTTTTCGAGCAGCAGCGGAAGAAATTTGATATCCGCCAGCCATTCGATTTTTTGCTCGATGGAAAATGGTTGGGGTTCGTATTTCCCAATGGGATAACGCAGATCAATAGTGTCCATGTAAATTAATTAAGGATTTCGATCAGTTGTACATCAAAGATGAGGGTAGCCCCACCGGGAATATCCCGTCCGGCTCCCCGGTCGCCATAAGCAAGATCCGAAGGGATCCACAGACGCCAGGTACTCCCTTCTTTCATTTGAGGTATGGCGATCTGCCATCCCTTGATCAGGTTGCGCAAAGGGGCAGAGAAGGGCTGTCCTCTTTCAAAGGAACTATCAAATACTTTTCCATTTAATAAGGCACCCCGGTAATGGGCCTTTACTGTACTGGAGATGGCTGGCTGACGCCCCTGCCCTTCTTCCAGTACTTCATACTGTATGCCACCTTCCAGTTCTTTTACTTCAGGTCGCTTTTTGTTTTCTTCCAGAAAGGCCACTCCGGCTGCTTTCTCTTCGTCGAGTTTGCCCGACATAAATTGTTTCAGTTTGTCCTGTATGCTCATGTTAAGTATTGTCAGTTTTCACGGAGTGAATGACCCGTAAGATGTATAAATACATCTTCCAGGTTTGCTTTTTTAACCTCCTTGGGGCGTTCAAACCCGGATGCTACCAGTTCATCAATCAGTTTATCCGGCGATTCCATGGCAACGATCCGTCCAGAATCAATGATCGCTACCCTGTCACAGAGATATTCAGCCTCATCCATGTAATGAGTGGTAATGATCACCGTGGTTCCGCGCTCGCGTATCTTCCTGACCAATTCCCATAAATTGCGACGGGCCTGAGGGTCCAAACCGGTTGTTGGCTCATCCAGAAATATGATCCGTGGATCATTGATCAGCGTCGTGGCCACAGAGAATCGTTGCTTTTGTCCACCACTTAATTCTTTGTATTTGGCTTTTGCTTTCTCCAGCAGATTGACCATTTCCAGCAATCCGGTCGGGTCTACCTGTTTGTTGTACAACCCATTAAAAAGTTGGATCAATTCGGTGAGGTTGAGGTTTGGGTAATAGCCACTTGTTTGAAGCTGAACCCCGATAATTTTCTTGATCTCTTCCGGGGAACGATCCAGGTCAAATCCATCAACGGTCACCTCTCCGCTGGTTTTCTCACGAAGGGTTTCTATGATCTCCAAGGTGGTCGATTTTCCGGCCCCATTGGGTCCCAATAAACCAAAAATTTCCCCCTCACGCACCTCAAAACTGATGCCTTTGACAGCCTGAAAATTTCCATAATTCTTTACCAGGTCCTTTACCGAAATGATCGTCTTCATGTTATGGTGTTAAACAGGTTTCCAATTCTTCCATCATGGTCCGACTGCCCACAAAAAACGGTGAGCGCTGGTGGAGCCGTTGAGGTACCACCTCCAGTATCCTTTGTTTGCCATCCGTGGCCTTGCCTCCGGCAACTTCCACGATAAAAGCAAAGGGATTGCACTCATATAAAAGTCTCAATTTACCCTCCGGTTTATCCGAGGTCCCCGGGTACATAAATATACCACCTTTGATCAGGTTCCGGTGCACATCCGATACCATACTTCCAATATATCGCTGGGTGTAAGGCCCCCCGGTCGCCTTGGTCTTGGCCTGACAGACCTGAATATAGTCCTGTACCCCTTTTTCATACCGGAAAAAATGGCCATGATTCACCGAGTAGATCAATCCCGCTTCAGGACATTTTATATCCGGATGGCTTAAACAAAATTCCCCGATGGAAGGATCCAGCGTAAACCCGTTCACCCCACGACGGGTGGCATACACCAACATGGTCGATGAACCGTAAACAATATACCCGGCAGCCACCTGTTTGATACCCGGTTGCAGGAAATCCTCTCGCGTCACCGGAGTCCCCAACGGACTTATCCGCTTGTAAACACTAAAAATTGTTCCGATGGATACATTCACATCGATGTTCCCACTGCCATCCAACGGGTCAAAAAGACATACATACTTTGAATCCTTACTCACCTCATCTTCAAAAGCTACAAAATCATCGATCTCCTCACTGGCAATACCCGCGCAACTGATACCATGATGCAAAACCCCGGTAAACTGGTTATTCGCAAATACATCCAATTTCTTTACATCCTCCCCTTGCACGTTCACTGAACCATGGTCACCCAGAATATCCACCAACCCGGCTTTATTTACCTCTACATTTACCCGCTTTGCGGCCAGCCCAATATCGCGCAACAAACTGCTCAACTCACCGGTGGCCTGGGGAAAATTGCGCAACTGCTGGATCGTGAATTCATCCAGGGTCAGCACCTTTCTGTTAACTTGCATGCGTTGGGATTTTGAGTTTTCGTTAGATGGAGCAAATGTAAGCTACAAGCGAATAGCGAGCAGCTTTTCACCGCCAGCTTTTTTCCGAAAACAATTAGTCCTGAATAATCAATTATCCTAAATACCTTTGCCCCGCAATTAAAATGTACATTATACATGAAGGTTTTCAAATTCGGTGGTGCCTCCGTAAATAGTGTTGAAAGGATTCAAAAGATACCCCAAATTATACGCGAAAATAACCAGGGGCCACTGGTTGTGATCATTTCCGCCATGGGGAAAACAACCAATGCACTCGAAAAAGTGGCGGAGGCTTTTTTTGCAGGAAAAACCGATGAAGCCCTCTCGCTTTTTGAGATCATCAAACAACAACATCTCCAAACCGCAAAATACCTGTTGGTCACCCATTACTTAGATTGTGAAACCAGGCTGCGTAGTTTTTTTACCGAAGTGGAATGGTTGCTGCATGATAAGCCCGTGCGGGATTATGACTATTATTATGACCAGATCGTATGCAGTGGCGAATTGATGTCAACCGCCATCATTAGTGCTTATCTCAACGAAACCGGTCTGGGAAATACCTGGCTGGATGTACGGGATATCCTGAAGACGGATGATCATTTCCGCGATGCGATCATACATTGGGAGGAAACGGCGAAGCATGTGCAGGAAATCGTAAGACCCGAATTAGCCCGGAAGGGTATGGTCCTGACCCAGGGATTTATCGGCTCTACCGATGAAAACGAGAGTACCACCCTTGGCCGGGAAGGTTCGGATTACAGCGGTGCCGTATTTGCCAATTTACTCGATGCGGAAAGTCTTACCATTTGGAAGGATGTACCCGGGGTAATGAATGCCGACCCCAAAAAATATCCGGAGGCCGCTGTCATTTCGGAGCTGAACTATACAGAGGTCATTGAAATGGCCTATTATGGGGCTCAGGTTATCCATCCCAAGACGATACAGCCCTTACAGAACAAGGAAATACCACTCTATGCCCGCTGTTTCCTTGATCCGGCCCTGCCTGGGACCGTTATTCGGAAACAGGTTCTTAAAACATTGCCTCCGGTGATCGTGCTCAAGGAAGACCAGGTGTTGATCGAAATGAAGGCGCGTGATTTTTCCTTTGTGGAAGGAAAACCCCTTCGCCAGCTCTATCAGTATTTTGAAGAGTTGAATGTAAAACCTAACCTGACACAGAATGGTGCCATCACCTTTTTGTGTGTATTGGATAACCGTGTTGACAAAATAGAAAAACTCTCCCTGGCAGCCTCCACCATATTTGATGTGCAGGTGATGAAAGGCCTTCAGTTGGTGACCATACGACATTATCACCGGGAAATCTTCGAAAAGATCATAGGAGAAAGAAAAGTGTTGCTGAGGCAGCAAACGCCGGAGACGATACAGGTTTTGGTAACGACAAATAGTTAAAAAAGAGAAAGTTATTTTTTTTATTTCTTATTCCTTATTTCCTCCCCCATCCTATTCAAAACCTCCTCCAATATTTTGCTAACCTCTTCCCCCCTGTTCATCACCAGCAAATGACCTCCTTTTTCAATCCGATGGGTAGGTTGGGTGTATTTAACAGGCAATAGCTCATCGCGGGTACCATGAATATGCACCCGATCGGGGAAAGGCTCCTCCATTTTCCACCCAAGGATCGCTTCGAGTGACCAATAGATGAATTTGGGGTCGACATCACGTATCATCGCCTTGAGCATTTTTTTATCTTCCGGTGTTTCGGTGGTAAAAAAACGTTTCATCACCGCCATGGATTTGAACAGGGAAATGGGAATGAGTTTTTGCAATTTTAAAGCCGCGGCCTTACGATAATATCCGGGCAAATGCGAACTGCATGGGATGGAGGAGATCAGAACCAGCAAGGCCGGAGGGTGTTTCTGTGCGATCTCAGAGGCGATCATCCCACCCATGGATAAACCGACCAGGATGTAAGGAATTTGAGGATTTAGGCCTTTATGTACCCTCTCAGCATAAGCGGCAAGGCTCTCTCCCTCCAGGGGTTTAAGCCAATCGACATAGACAGGTTCATAGCCAGCAGGCAGGGTGATGTTTTTAAACACCCGCCGGTCGGCGCCAAGACCTGGAATGAAATAGACTTTCACGATGATTACTCAGTGCGAAGGATCTCGATGTTTTGCTTCATCAATTTGGCCACGGCTTTGTTGTGCAATACTGCCGGTTTCCATTTGACCATGGTTTCTTCCAGCAGGGTGATGAGTTGATCATCAAAATCGGGGTCAATACCCCGCAGCACTTTAAAATTGACCGGCATGCCATCAGAATCGATGATAAATTCAACCTGGACAAAAGCGCGGTTTACATTTTCCGGGAGTTGGTCACCCATCTTCTTCCCTACTAATTCCAGCATGTCGAGCATGACCTGTCCCCCACCGGGATAAACGGGCCATTGGTGCACCACATCGGCCATTTCGGTCACTTTACGAACACGATGAGGGAGGGCTATTCGTTCAGCTTTGGGGGCCGGTGCCACTTTCTCTTTTACATTGGCCACAAAATACCGGCCTTTTTCATCCGACATCACCACCGGTAATTGCCTGGTCTCTTCAAAATAAGAGAAAGCATCCTGCAGTTGGAGTGCAAAATCGCGCAGGCCTTCATCATTCTTGGTAAGCTTAGCCAGATAATCCACGCTACGCTTCACATTATAGCGGATTGGGAAGATGTGCACCGGTATAAAATCCTGACCTGCATTTTGCGCATGTGCCGCCAGAATGTACACTTCTTCGATCATTGGATCAGTAAGTGGGATACATCCTACGGTCACACAACTTCCATGAATATAGATATCGCCACCCGGACGATAGGTATCACTGAGAATTCGGTCTGAGATATTGGGGTAATTGATCCCAAGCGAAAGATGATACTCGCTTGTGGGATTGAATTCATTGATATAATAAAACCCTTCCGGGACCTGGTAATCCCCTTCGAAGCGTTTGGGGCCCAGCGTTCCAGCGAGGGCACAAACCTTGTACTTCTTGAAAAGTTTAAACTTATCCTTCAGGTCATTCTTAACCCATATCTCCAATTCACTGTCGTATTTGAAGGAACGGATATAGATATATTTCGCGGGCCATTCCAGCTTTTTTTCGGCAAATTGTTTTTGGAGTGTATCCTCTTTTCGTTTGAGCGCATCTCCGGGCCGGGGAAGCGTGCGTTGAATATCAATGAATGAAGATGGCGAGGCAAAGGAAGCACCATATCCTCCATTTTGGGCCATTAGTCCGGAAGCCAGCAGGGTCAGACAAAGGAAAAGGGTCAGGTTTCTCATTATAAATATTCAGTGGTAGTAACGTCTTTATTGTTGTTGATGGTGCCCACCAGGGCCTAAAAATACGATAAATTAAAAAACCCCTTGATTCCAAGGGGTTTAAATATTTCTAAAGATTGCCTCTTTCTTCCTGTTCTCTTTCGATCGCCTCAAAAAGGGCCTTGAAATTCCCTTTTCCAAAGCTTTTGGCCCCCTTTCGCTGTATGATCTCAAAAAACAGGGTTGGCCGGTCTTCTACAGGTTTACTAAATAACTGAAGCAGATACCCCTCCTCGTCTCTATCAACAAGTATACCCAATTCCTTTAATGGCTCCAGATCCTCATCTATTTTTCCCACACGGTCCAGAAGATCGTCATAGTACGTAGTGGGAACCCGAAGGAACTCTACTCCCCGGTTACGAAGTTCAGTAACGGTTTTCACAATATCATGCGTGGCCAGTGCCACGTGCTGACAACCTTCTCCATTATAGAATTCAAGATATTCCTCAACCTGGCTTTTCTTTTTTCCTTCTGCCGGCTCATTGATGGGGAATTTGACAAACCCATTTCCATTGCTCATCACCTTGCTCATGAGCGCGGAGTATTCGGTTGAGATATCCTTATCATCAAAGGACAGGATATTCCGGAAACCCATTACCTGTTCATAAAAATCCACCCATTTATTCATCTGGTTCCAACCCACGTTGCCCACACAATGGTCCACATACAGCAACCCGGTATCCGCAGGTTGAAAATAAGGGTTACTCCAGGCCCGGTAACCCGGCATGAATGTGCCCTGATAATTTTTTCTTTCAATAAAAAGATGGATCGTATCCCCATAGGTGTGAATCCCACTCATCACCACTTCCCCTTGTTCATCCTTCATCCGTACAGGTTCCATAAAACTCCTGGCACCACGGCGCGTGGTTTCCTCCCACGCACATGTGGCATCCGGGACACGCAACGCCAGGTTTCTTACCCCGTCCCCGTGTTGATAAATATGATCCGCGATCGGATTATCCGTCCTTAACGGGGTGGTTAATACAAAGGTGAGTTTGTGCTGGCGAACAGCATAGCTCACATGGTCTTTTACCCCGGTTTCGGGACCCGAATAGGCCAGGGCCTGAAAACCAAAAGCGCTCATGTAATAATGGGCTGCCTGCTTGGCATTCCCTACATAAAATTCTACATAATCCGTCCCCTCAAGTGGGAGGAAGTCATTGGAAATATCTTTTTGTATGGAAGAGGTTGTCGTTTGTGACATGGACAATCGTTTTTTTCGTGAACAATAAAAATTGGAGGTAAAATAGCAGAATACAGAAACGATCAGGCACCCATGGCCAGGGTTTCCATCAGCAGGGAGTAGTTCCCACGGCGGTCATTGAACATTTTATGCGAATAGTCGGGGCGCATAATGCGAAGGTAGGGAAAGTTGGGGAGGATGGAGGATGGAGGTTGGATGTTGGATGACAGATGACGGATGACAGATGACGGAGGGCGGAGGTTTGCTGTGCGAGACCTCTGGTCTCGCACTTCCAGAAGGCCGCCTCTGGCGGCTTTCCTGACTAATATAAAAAAGAAGAGGTTTATGTTCGAGTCGCCAGAGGCGACAAGACAATCGTGCGAGACCAGGGGGTCTCGCACAGCAAACCCCTGTCATCCGTCATCTGTCATCTGTCATCCAACATCCAACATCCAACCTCCAACATCTGTCCTCCGTCCCCCAACTCCCCTATCTTTGCCGCATGAAAATCGGAATTCTCGGTGGTGGTCAACTTGGAAGAATGTTGTTGCAGGCAGCAGCCAATTATCCCGTTGAAACTTACGTGCTTGAAAATGACCCCCACTGCCCTTCCGCGCATCTCTGTCACCATTTTACCTGCGGAAGCATCCGCGATTTTGATACGGTCTATGCCTTTGGCAAAAACCTGGATGCCATCACCATTGAGATCGAAAATGTAAATATCGAAGCGCTGGAAAAATTGGAAGCAGAAGGAAAAAAAGTATTCCCAAAACCCTCTGTACTTCGCACAATCAAAAACAAGATCCTGCAAAAAGAATATTACAAAGAACACGATATCCCAAGCCCTGCTTTTGTGGTAACCCAAACCCGGGATGACGTATCCGCACATATAAACCTGCTCCCCGCCGTACATAAATTGGGTGAAGGGGGGTATGATGGCCGGGGCGTACAGCTACTTCATACCGAAGCTGACCTTGAAAAGGCCTTTGATGCTCCAGGGGTATTGGAAAAAATGGTGCGGATCGACAAGGAGATCGCCATCATCGTGGCCATCAATGAT from Chitinophagales bacterium carries:
- a CDS encoding bifunctional folylpolyglutamate synthase/dihydrofolate synthase, which produces MNYQDTIAYLFTRLPMFSRIGPAAFKKDLTNTLELCAFLDDPQKKFKTIHIAGTNGKGSVSHMLAAILQTAGYKTGLYTSPHLEDFRERIRINGEMISEQEVIDFTQKINPRIESIEPSFFEITVAMAFDHFARHQVDIAVIEVGLGGRLDSTNVINPEISVITQIGYDHMNMLGDTLEQIATEKAGIIKPGIPVVIGEKQSELLPLFQKIAEERSAPLFLAPEYFQVADYAWIGHELMIEIENPHETDHLKYHLDLTGIYQLKNILPVLETCRLLREKGWNTDHLQIAKALRQVKSLTGLQGRWDIIHQHPTIILEVAHNEDGIRQMLQQLETINYQHLHIVFGTVKDKDPENIIQLLPLQARYYFSQAHIPRALDANELKNMAQKRGLTGKAFSDVNEALKTARENAHKDDLIVVCGSIFLVAEVRGVRREA
- a CDS encoding NUDIX hydrolase — translated: MKWTTLSSEYLFNDLWFKVRKETCQTPAGKIVSPYYVYEFPAWVNAVAVTEDNQIVMVRQYRHALGETCIELPGGCVDDTDPSLESAIARELMEETGYSFSEYTYLGRTSANPSTNNNLMHMFLATGGKLTGTQNLDPNEEIQVELYSIDEVIGMIKRNEIIQSMHVTTLWYALEKMRGGE
- a CDS encoding putative metal-dependent hydrolase; its protein translation is MDTIDLRYPIGKYEPQPFSIEQKIEWLADIKFLPLLLENSILNLNEEQLHTPYREGGWTLNQVVHHVADSHMNAYCRFRIGLTEENNPAIRPYDEKAWAELYDVKKLPVNISITLLHALHIRWHETLKSIADDEWNNRTVYHPESKKTMRLWFLLGMYAWHGKHHVAHITSLRERMGWK
- a CDS encoding FKBP-type peptidyl-prolyl cis-trans isomerase, which gives rise to MSIQDKLKQFMSGKLDEEKAAGVAFLEENKKRPEVKELEGGIQYEVLEEGQGRQPAISSTVKAHYRGALLNGKVFDSSFERGQPFSAPLRNLIKGWQIAIPQMKEGSTWRLWIPSDLAYGDRGAGRDIPGGATLIFDVQLIEILN
- a CDS encoding ABC transporter ATP-binding protein, with the protein product MKTIISVKDLVKNYGNFQAVKGISFEVREGEIFGLLGPNGAGKSTTLEIIETLREKTSGEVTVDGFDLDRSPEEIKKIIGVQLQTSGYYPNLNLTELIQLFNGLYNKQVDPTGLLEMVNLLEKAKAKYKELSGGQKQRFSVATTLINDPRIIFLDEPTTGLDPQARRNLWELVRKIRERGTTVIITTHYMDEAEYLCDRVAIIDSGRIVAMESPDKLIDELVASGFERPKEVKKANLEDVFIHLTGHSLREN
- the fbp gene encoding class 1 fructose-bisphosphatase, translated to MQVNRKVLTLDEFTIQQLRNFPQATGELSSLLRDIGLAAKRVNVEVNKAGLVDILGDHGSVNVQGEDVKKLDVFANNQFTGVLHHGISCAGIASEEIDDFVAFEDEVSKDSKYVCLFDPLDGSGNIDVNVSIGTIFSVYKRISPLGTPVTREDFLQPGIKQVAAGYIVYGSSTMLVYATRRGVNGFTLDPSIGEFCLSHPDIKCPEAGLIYSVNHGHFFRYEKGVQDYIQVCQAKTKATGGPYTQRYIGSMVSDVHRNLIKGGIFMYPGTSDKPEGKLRLLYECNPFAFIVEVAGGKATDGKQRILEVVPQRLHQRSPFFVGSRTMMEELETCLTP
- a CDS encoding aspartate kinase, producing MKVFKFGGASVNSVERIQKIPQIIRENNQGPLVVIISAMGKTTNALEKVAEAFFAGKTDEALSLFEIIKQQHLQTAKYLLVTHYLDCETRLRSFFTEVEWLLHDKPVRDYDYYYDQIVCSGELMSTAIISAYLNETGLGNTWLDVRDILKTDDHFRDAIIHWEETAKHVQEIVRPELARKGMVLTQGFIGSTDENESTTLGREGSDYSGAVFANLLDAESLTIWKDVPGVMNADPKKYPEAAVISELNYTEVIEMAYYGAQVIHPKTIQPLQNKEIPLYARCFLDPALPGTVIRKQVLKTLPPVIVLKEDQVLIEMKARDFSFVEGKPLRQLYQYFEELNVKPNLTQNGAITFLCVLDNRVDKIEKLSLAASTIFDVQVMKGLQLVTIRHYHREIFEKIIGERKVLLRQQTPETIQVLVTTNS
- a CDS encoding alpha/beta hydrolase, producing the protein MKVYFIPGLGADRRVFKNITLPAGYEPVYVDWLKPLEGESLAAYAERVHKGLNPQIPYILVGLSMGGMIASEIAQKHPPALLVLISSIPCSSHLPGYYRKAAALKLQKLIPISLFKSMAVMKRFFTTETPEDKKMLKAMIRDVDPKFIYWSLEAILGWKMEEPFPDRVHIHGTRDELLPVKYTQPTHRIEKGGHLLVMNRGEEVSKILEEVLNRMGEEIRNKK
- the hppD gene encoding 4-hydroxyphenylpyruvate dioxygenase; this translates as MSQTTTSSIQKDISNDFLPLEGTDYVEFYVGNAKQAAHYYMSAFGFQALAYSGPETGVKDHVSYAVRQHKLTFVLTTPLRTDNPIADHIYQHGDGVRNLALRVPDATCAWEETTRRGARSFMEPVRMKDEQGEVVMSGIHTYGDTIHLFIERKNYQGTFMPGYRAWSNPYFQPADTGLLYVDHCVGNVGWNQMNKWVDFYEQVMGFRNILSFDDKDISTEYSALMSKVMSNGNGFVKFPINEPAEGKKKSQVEEYLEFYNGEGCQHVALATHDIVKTVTELRNRGVEFLRVPTTYYDDLLDRVGKIDEDLEPLKELGILVDRDEEGYLLQLFSKPVEDRPTLFFEIIQRKGAKSFGKGNFKALFEAIEREQEERGNL
- a CDS encoding 5-(carboxyamino)imidazole ribonucleotide synthase, with protein sequence MKIGILGGGQLGRMLLQAAANYPVETYVLENDPHCPSAHLCHHFTCGSIRDFDTVYAFGKNLDAITIEIENVNIEALEKLEAEGKKVFPKPSVLRTIKNKILQKEYYKEHDIPSPAFVVTQTRDDVSAHINLLPAVHKLGEGGYDGRGVQLLHTEADLEKAFDAPGVLEKMVRIDKEIAIIVAINDQKETALYPPVEMHFDQDLNLLDYQLSPAELGQQVLWKAEAIALSVARHFQSPGLFAVELFLDRDGNVFVNETAPRVHNSGHHTIEAHYCSQFDMLWRIMLGYPLGNTDPILPSVMVNVIGEEGYSGPVKYEGLKEVLEIPNAFVHLYGKKETKPGRKMGHITVISRDKQDLLHQANKIKRILKVIA